A genomic region of Staphylococcus roterodami contains the following coding sequences:
- a CDS encoding pathogenicity island protein: MRKQVIITKTVFGWYNIKDTQHNLMLNIPPKVFEQYFPDVSKDVQVACLEMDLPKITEIKNKKKVGS; this comes from the coding sequence GTGCGAAAACAAGTGATTATTACAAAAACAGTATTTGGCTGGTACAACATTAAAGATACTCAACATAATTTAATGTTAAATATACCGCCAAAAGTATTTGAACAGTACTTTCCTGATGTTAGTAAAGATGTTCAAGTTGCGTGTTTAGAAATGGATTTACCAAAAATTACAGAAATTAAAAATAAGAAAAAGGTAGGTAGTTAA
- a CDS encoding pathogenicity island protein has product MEIKQKYQLSKVVQILELVLYEKSKLYDNVSYRNEDAVFYEHALKLVHTGLFNVLAELDFKDEAFLILDEVTMTLSNVMKETQDVYRYSVMDDKGEHKHITDRKGHVIGMLEWALDYIVGNIEVEEL; this is encoded by the coding sequence ATGGAAATCAAACAAAAATATCAATTATCAAAAGTGGTTCAAATATTAGAATTAGTATTATACGAGAAAAGTAAGCTTTATGATAATGTTAGTTATCGCAATGAGGATGCAGTATTTTATGAACATGCTTTAAAGTTAGTTCATACTGGATTGTTCAATGTTCTTGCTGAATTAGATTTTAAAGATGAAGCGTTTTTAATTCTTGATGAAGTAACAATGACCTTAAGTAATGTCATGAAAGAAACACAAGATGTTTACCGTTATAGTGTCATGGATGATAAAGGCGAGCATAAACATATAACAGATCGCAAAGGACATGTGATTGGAATGTTAGAGTGGGCATTAGATTACATTGTAGGAAATATTGAAGTGGAGGAACTATAA
- a CDS encoding DUF1474 family protein has translation MNWEIKDLMCDIEVIKEKINDVAIKHGWFVEDKFVKNKLETKREHITFSASYLEHRIQNEHTVELLQVYLKEFDELIQKFQEIEKASSDISLTTESDDVQKLKITE, from the coding sequence ATGAATTGGGAAATTAAAGATTTGATGTGTGATATTGAAGTGATAAAAGAAAAAATCAATGATGTAGCTATCAAACACGGTTGGTTCGTTGAAGATAAATTTGTCAAAAATAAATTAGAAACAAAACGAGAACATATTACTTTTTCAGCTAGCTATTTAGAACATCGTATACAAAATGAACATACAGTTGAGTTATTACAGGTTTATTTAAAAGAGTTCGATGAACTTATACAAAAATTTCAGGAAATAGAAAAAGCATCATCTGATATAAGTTTGACGACAGAATCAGATGATGTGCAGAAATTAAAAATCACAGAGTGA